One region of Triticum aestivum cultivar Chinese Spring chromosome 6B, IWGSC CS RefSeq v2.1, whole genome shotgun sequence genomic DNA includes:
- the LOC123138988 gene encoding uncharacterized protein isoform X2, translating to MLSSSSCRRPASLDSSVLTSTPSKLHQIPREKGVAAARSWRHRCKGIGGDNHDADDRAGDSVSVVGVCRRAEVTPSISRLALSGPAGRFQMRRVLMGPAMGAQVSAASFLRRAPPLHVWANTYSSGLIWSSNKIRGTINLFALPRPTELAGLKGSRHSQDSYFYYCHVRRRLVTYHPEILHGTSFP from the exons ATGCTCTCCTCTAGTTCCTGCCGTCGTCCTGCTTCCCTGGACTCCTCCGTGCTCACCAGCACCCCAAG CAAACTTCACCAGATCCCGCGCGAGAAGGGGGTTGCGGCAGCTAGGTCATGGAGGCACCGATGCAAGGGGATCGGAGGCGACAACCATGACGCGGACGACAGAGCAGGCGACAGCGTCTCCGTCGTGGGGGTGTGTCGGCGGGCGGAGGTCACCCCCTCTATCTCCCGGCTGGCTCTCTCCGGGCCGGCGGGGCGCTTCCAGATGCGGCGGGTGCTAATGGGCCCGGCCATGGGGGCGCAGGTGTCCGCCGCGAGTTTTCTACGGCGAGCTCCACCATTGCATGTATGGGCCAACACATACA GTTCAGGTCTTATTTGGAGCTCCAATAAAATAAGAGGTACCATTAATTTGTTTGCGCTGCCTAGACCGACGGAG CTCGCTGGTTTAAAAGGAAGCAGGCACAGCCAAGATTCTTATTTTTATTACTGCCATGTAAGGAGAAGATTGGTCACGTATCATCCAGAAATTTTGCATGGAACTTCCTTTCCTTGA
- the LOC123138988 gene encoding uncharacterized protein isoform X1: MLSSSSCRRPASLDSSVLTSTPSKLHQIPREKGVAAARSWRHRCKGIGGDNHDADDRAGDSVSVVGVCRRAEVTPSISRLALSGPAGRFQMRRVLMGPAMGAQVSAASFLRRAPPLHVWANTYSSGLIWSSNKIRGTINLFALPRPTEVNHDSIWTRIDDFMWDSNWRDRGAARWFKRKQAQPRFLFLLLPCKEKIGHVSSRNFAWNFLSLKSIGWGPPERYGAQD; this comes from the exons ATGCTCTCCTCTAGTTCCTGCCGTCGTCCTGCTTCCCTGGACTCCTCCGTGCTCACCAGCACCCCAAG CAAACTTCACCAGATCCCGCGCGAGAAGGGGGTTGCGGCAGCTAGGTCATGGAGGCACCGATGCAAGGGGATCGGAGGCGACAACCATGACGCGGACGACAGAGCAGGCGACAGCGTCTCCGTCGTGGGGGTGTGTCGGCGGGCGGAGGTCACCCCCTCTATCTCCCGGCTGGCTCTCTCCGGGCCGGCGGGGCGCTTCCAGATGCGGCGGGTGCTAATGGGCCCGGCCATGGGGGCGCAGGTGTCCGCCGCGAGTTTTCTACGGCGAGCTCCACCATTGCATGTATGGGCCAACACATACA GTTCAGGTCTTATTTGGAGCTCCAATAAAATAAGAGGTACCATTAATTTGTTTGCGCTGCCTAGACCGACGGAGGTAAATCATGATTCAATTTGGACACGTATAGATGATTTTATGTGGGACTCTAATTGGAGAGATAGAGGTGCAGCTCGCTGGTTTAAAAGGAAGCAGGCACAGCCAAGATTCTTATTTTTATTACTGCCATGTAAGGAGAAGATTGGTCACGTATCATCCAGAAATTTTGCATGGAACTTCCTTTCCTTGAAAAGCATCGGTTGGGGCCCGCCAGAAAGATATGGCGCGCAAGATTAA
- the LOC123138988 gene encoding uncharacterized protein isoform X3, producing the protein MLSSSSCRRPASLDSSVLTSTPSKLHQIPREKGVAAARSWRHRCKGIGGDNHDADDRAGDSVSVVGVCRRAEVTPSISRLALSGPAGRFQMRRVLMGPAMGAQVSAASFLRRAPPLHVQVLFGAPIK; encoded by the exons ATGCTCTCCTCTAGTTCCTGCCGTCGTCCTGCTTCCCTGGACTCCTCCGTGCTCACCAGCACCCCAAG CAAACTTCACCAGATCCCGCGCGAGAAGGGGGTTGCGGCAGCTAGGTCATGGAGGCACCGATGCAAGGGGATCGGAGGCGACAACCATGACGCGGACGACAGAGCAGGCGACAGCGTCTCCGTCGTGGGGGTGTGTCGGCGGGCGGAGGTCACCCCCTCTATCTCCCGGCTGGCTCTCTCCGGGCCGGCGGGGCGCTTCCAGATGCGGCGGGTGCTAATGGGCCCGGCCATGGGGGCGCAGGTGTCCGCCGCGAGTTTTCTACGGCGAGCTCCACCATTGCAT GTTCAGGTCTTATTTGGAGCTCCAATAAAATAA